In a single window of the Lynx canadensis isolate LIC74 chromosome E2, mLynCan4.pri.v2, whole genome shotgun sequence genome:
- the LOC116737781 gene encoding putative protein ZNF720 — protein MASSQGLLTFEDVAIEFSQEELIYLNYSQRELYRDVMLENYGHLLFLGLVVSKPDLVIFLEHKKGVWAVERKETVATHPGR, from the exons ATGGCCAGTTCTCAG GGACTGCTGACATTCGAGGATGTGGCCATAGAATTCTCTCAGGAAGAGTTAATATACCTGAACTACAGTCAACGCGAACTATACAGGGATGTGATGTTAGAGAACTACGGACACCTCCTTTTCTTAG GTCTTGTTGTGTCAAAGCCAGACCTGGTCATCTTTTTGGAACACAAGAAGGGTGTCTGGGCcgtggagagaaaggagacagtagCTACACACCCAGGTAGGTGA